The segment ATCCGAACTTGACGTCCCGATAAGTCTCTGTTCATCTTCGTTCAAGGGAGGGGTGCCCTCAAACAGATGCAACTAAACAAGTAAATGGCAACGAACAATTTTTGTGGACCAGGAAGACCAATTCGAACCGTTCACGACATCAGATTGGGGAGGACAACGACTACTAAAAAAGGTGAAACTTACATGTTTTTAGAGGTCGTACTTGATCCATCCGACCAACGATCGATCAATATGTTGTGTTGCAGTTGAGTGGATATATCCGCATcctgaaatttatttttaattaattattaatattccaattttattgattaatctacattaaaaaaattaatgagaaTTGTGGATTTTAGTGTAACGTTGTTATcgacattattattattaatattcttactAGTTTCCATTAAAAACACAACTCCAACCAGCTAATATTGTATTAGTTATTAGTGAAATTGTCACTCTCAATGGACGAGATTTAAAGGACCATTTTGAAAACGTTAAAAACGAATCATTCCCGGTATGTTAGCATCGTGCTTTAAATATGTTTGTTCATTAACATAAAGCAAATCCCGAGAAATAGAGTCGTCCCATCTAGCATATTTCAAATGGTTGTTcatcaggaaaaaaaaaatgtaccatcccaaactcaccgctagtagatattgtccgttttggctcattacgtattgtcatcagcttcacgattttaaaacgcgtatgctagggagaggttctcacatccttataaagaatgcttcgtttccctttctaactgatgtgggatcttacaaagAGAGTATGATAAGGGTAGGGTTGTGGGAGAGCGATACGAACGTTTAAGTGTCATACCTAATAATAAAGTGTTGTAATATGAACGATGGGTACTCGACTCAAGTAACGTGAGGCACGTGGATTCCCATGTGAATTAATAAGATTAGCCTTGTTAACCTAAATGGTCCCTCAAGTATCCAACATTAAAGTAGGGCTGCAAGAGAGAGGAGGGAAAACAAAAGCTTCCATGTGGGAGGAGACAAAGAACTCAAACTGTGTGCCCATGAAGATCTCAAGAaggataaagaaaataaataataaataaataaaacattcatcTTTTCAAGAACAATGGGAAGACTTTTGATTGGCCAAGAACTctagagtatatatatatatatatattaaataacaatattttatctatGTTTATTTCCtcgtaacagtccaagtctaccactagtagatattgtctacttcagctcgttacgtattgttgttttccacccttataagaaatgtttcgttcccttctccaattgatgtgagatctcacaatccacctccttaggagccagcgtcctcgttggcacactggccgatgtctggctctgataccatttgtaacagtctaaccccaccactagtagatattgtctactttagcccattacgtattgtcggTAGTCTCACTGTGGGTTTCGGCTGttacacataaaaaaaattaatacaagtTGTTTAAAGACCATATTCCACATCAATTTGAATGTTCAAAAATTTAGTAAACACAACCTTGAAGATGAAGGACTGactagaaaattttaaattttcgagACTCTGTTAatgtaaatttgaaagtttacgGTCTTAACTTGACATTTTTAGAAGTTCAAAACCCTAATAGATATGACCGTGAAGGTAAAGGACCTGCtcgatatttttaaactttagaGACCCTGTTAACCTAAAGTTCAAAAATCGAGTAGATACGATCGTGGAGGTTCAGGGACATATAGTTTAACCTAACGAAAATCCCGAGAACCCAATCGAACATaaattctattaatttatCAACTTAAAATAATCCCTAAATTCATAAGGAAAACAAGGAAATCTCCTCCAAAAACTCCCATGAAGCTTCATGATCTTCATGGCCTTCTCCTTGGTTGAAGAAGATCTTCCATCGCCATTCAAGATCCCTACCAGCTTCTTCACTGTGCCACAACCCATCATCTCCTCTAAAACCCTCTCACTAGGATGATAATTGCATATCAACCATAAGATTTTCACCCCAATTTTTGTAGCTGTATTTGATGTACTCATTTTCTTCGTCACCGTCGCTATTCCCATGATATGCTCCGCCATGGCTAACCGTCCCTCCGCACAATCGCTTAGAAGTTTGAGTACGTGTAATATTTTCTCGCACTTTGATCGGTTCGAGTCAGGAAGAAGGTCGATCATGATGCAAACAGCACCAGCTTCAATCAACAGAAGACGACATTTCTTAGAGGATTCCATGATTTCTATCAAAAGTTCGAGGGCAGATGAGAATAACGTTCCGTATCgactagaaaaaaaataaaagatttagtTAGAAACGTCCAACTAAAGTAATTTCGTGCTTGAACAATGTCATACCACTGTGTAGCTATGGACGAGTCTGTCATCTTAACAGTACTTGCTTTCTTGATTATCTCATCCGACGCGAGCTCCAATATTGACTTGAACAGGTCAATGGCATGATGTTTCGTTAAAGAGTTATAATCATAACCCTTTTTGGATATTTGTTGGAGTAATTCCATGGCATAAAATCGTCCTTCTATGCTTCCTCTTTGTAAAACGATCGCCATTGACTTGATCGCTTCTGGTCTCGATAGTAACTCAAATAGCTTCTCGGTTTTGGAAAATGGAAATTGAGATAATACCTgttaagaatataaataaaagattgaaTATATCGTAACGTATTTCATCGACcgaaatttttatatttattaaccACGTTCGATCGATAGATTAACAATACCCCTAAAGCCTCCTCGCAGGCTTCAAAATTAGCGAAATTGGAGCTTTCACAAATGGCGACTTGGGTGACTAATCCAACAAGAACTTCAAACCCATTTGCTTGAACAAAGATGGGTTTCGCTCCGACCGCCGCTACATCGTCGATGGCCATGAGTAGCCGTAGTTTCTTCAAAGAACTCGCTTTGAACGGCGACAACTCGATGTTTTTCAAGAGAGCCACAACATCATCGTACTCCATCGATGGCGGTCCGGGCGACGAGGAGGAGGCGGAGGAGCAAGATTCATTCATTTTCCAAGAGAGTATGAGCCTTTTGAGTGTATAATTTGGAGTGATATCAAAGTTGACAATGATTTGCATGGTCGCAGGGCAAgttttcttgttgtaagtGAAGAACCACTTCTCAATATTGGCTCTTTCAAAGGAAACACCGGTGGAAATCGTGACAGGATCATGCATAACCTCCATGGAAATAGGGCACCGGAAGTATGGAGGAATATCTTCCACGGCCGGTGGCGGTGGCAGTGGCTGCGACGGAGGAAGACGGTTTTGGCGGATATCCTCCATTTAAAACGGTGGAGATGGAAAGAGAGGTCGTTGGGTAGATTGATAGCAACATTAAGCTCGTGGGTCTTACAAGAGAGTTGAATGTTTAAAGGGCaaaaaaagtcaaagtcaaagaagacaacttttgttccttttcggaaaaaaaaaaaattaatttaaagctgtttgaattttaaaatatggaaaataataataataaaaaaataaaatttcttgaatgattcaagtaaaaacaagaagaaacaagaTTCTACTTCTACctaatccaaaataaatttaaaaaaaaattaaattattgatttggTTCTCGAGcttttctctccaaccaaacTACCTCGAAAAACATCCTTAATAACCATTTGACATTTGGTTAGACAAATGAGTTGGGGACGAGAGAAACCctagagatgtccatttaaCCTGTGGGTCGGGACTCACGAGTACTTGCCTCGAACAAGATGGAAATTTTTCAGTTTAGACGGGGAACGAGGGAGGGAGTGGacaacgttttttttttttttttttcgttagaCAAATGAGACATCCTACACTGTCCCGTAGACATTCCTGATCAAATCGAGCcataatgtatttattagaTTAGATGGGAAGGATAAAAAGACAGAGCTCCATGACGAtattaaagttttgaaaagagaaaaataataataaatagaagatTGGTTGGGGCAGCGAGAAATTGGTGACAATTGATTGCCCACTATGTCTAAAAGAGAGTTGactttttcttataaaattgatcCACTTGACCAATGGAAATTCAAACCAAATTTACAtattaatctctctctctcatttagGTGGTTGATTAGACATAATCCCTCtattaataactttttaattatgataatCCCAAACTGTTTTTTACTGTGGTAAATCGTTAACGaactcaaaaatatattttttttttatccacaCGAGAAGTCATACTTTTATTTGAgaagcctttttttttaatcttaaaatagGAGAATCGAGCTCCATTTTTGTAACAATAACCCAAGCTAATTCATATTCTACAAccctgtgagatctcatattgattggagaggagaacgaatcatttctggtaagagtatgaaaacttctccttagtatacatgttttaaaaccatgaggctaacagcgatacgtaacgaatcaaagcggacaaaatctgctagtagtgggtttgggctattacaaatggtatcagagctagacactcgACAGTGTGCAAGGAAGAATGCTGGACTCACAAAgagatgaattgtgagatctgacattggttggagagaggaacgaaacattccttgtaagggtgtggaaacttcttcataGCAatcgcgttttaaaactgtgaggctaaccACGATTCGTAACTGACCAAAGCAACCGGTATCCACTAACcgtgacctttttttttttttttttttttttttttttttttttttttttttttttttttttttttttttttttttttttttttttttttcNaaaaaaaaaaaaaaaaaaaaaaaaaattgtcagcctagaaaatacattaaaataataatttggcTAACTAGACAAAGAGGGGTGACATggttgtttatttaaattttatttaattaaaaatttcaatttaaaatcatttggTCAAATAGGGATGCACATGCAACCCGACAActcggaccaacccaacccgaactataagggttgggttggattagcattttgggtagggttgggttcatttttctgaaccaaAACTGAATCGGTTCGATTTCGGGTTTGTGAGACAAAACCTTCGAGTTAACCAGGTCAAATTTCTTTCTCAATTTAACTTTCATTGGATGTcacttcaataaaaaaaaaaaaaaaaaatcatacatATTTATACCTCACGAACATggatatataaaaaatttaaacaaataaaagggGCTAATTgcaaaatttaacaaattgtCTGGACTAATTTATGATACCTAAGTAAATGAGGGATACATGAATAAATCGAGACCACATTCGAACGAGAACAATCCTGAAGATAAGATAACTAAGAAGTATTCACTCTTAAGAAACGAGAAATAAGTAACAATATCGCAAGGAAATAGCGGGACCATTAGATGTtgaatccaaatttcaaatcccAAACATGAATCGTTAcataatcatataaaaaattcaaggGTATAATCGTAACAAACTACATTGTTGAGGGTAGTTTgtgcaattatttttatttgttatattattgttaaatGGAGGCTAtgacaaatatataattagagCTATCATGTAATCCCTttacttttcaattattattttttatttgatatttttttcttaaccatttgaattcatttatataatatttaaaagtttagtcTAATATTGCGGTGACATGATGACTACGACTTATACTATAATAAGAGCGATCGAtcgatatttatttattattttatttataagttttgaattacttttaatttgcgtttaaaatgattaaatctaaataagtttgtaacttttttttcatatttaatattggAAGGTTTTCAAATAAAGGTGTAATAAAAAGtgaatttacttttatatgaaaaagtatattctcaaagaaacaaaaatgaaaatagatttagttataattttatcaaaaaattaaagctaccgacaaattaataattaattatttattaaattaaaaagtattttttattacctAAAGTCAACCCatcaaacattattttaattaatttaattgtgtgaaattgaattttcttaCTCTATTAGTCAAGTCAactaaattgattaaaattaagtCAAGCACCACAAACCATCCACgttttggaaattttttttataaagtttttatgattgagacaaatattaactttcaatttttttaaatatttcttaatgtTCTTATCTTTAATACACTTTTATTCGAATGTGgttcggttcattcatgtacttctCATTTACTCGGATGTCACAATTTttatctatgttgatgaaACTTATTACTTTACGAGAAATTTGAACGGATGATCTCTGGATCGAAAGTACATATATTAGGTCAATTGAGTTACGAAATGAAAGGgcatttcattattattatattcgaGGGTATTTTTGTCAAATACAATATTTGAAAAGGCCATTTTAGCCCCATAAAACCCTCATTTTTCACCCTAAAGCACGATGAAAATCATCTTATTAGGAAATACAACCTAGTGTAGGGTTGAGTCAAGCCAACCGTGCCAAGACGCCAACAAATGGCGCCCCGTTTGCAGTTCCTGTTTCAGCCATATTGTAATTGGTCCTCGTATCACTATACTGATCATTAATGTCGGGTCCTCCGACCACTGCTCCGGTTAAAACATTCGGGTTCGGAGCGTTCTTGTGGAACCATAAGTCAAATCCCGCTTTACATTCGACTGGGGTTGGGTTAGTCTTGATTGAAACAATGGAAGCTCCTCTATGATGAACTTGGCTCGGGTATTTTGAACCGAGTCCGACCAAGTAGCTCATTCCGTTCGGGTTTGAACCTAGAATATAATCCACCTGAAAAACCAACCCAACATTAAAAACTCGCTTTGGGAATCGAACCCGCATCATTTTGAACATCTCTAATTCAAAATCGAACGTGAAACTTTGGTTTCACTCGACTCCTTTATGGAAGATGAATAAATTCTTGCATGTAAGAAAATGTCATCCATACATAAGATGGATATGAACTGTGGTACCTGAGATTTAGCGAAGGAGATGAGATCAGGCGGCTGGACGAGACCGCCGACGCATTGCATCGGGGCGTGTTTGGCAGCCAAGTAATCGGAGTAGACGGTGGCGAGGAAGGTGGCGGTGGTGACGTATTGAAGGTTGTTCCAATCGGCGAAATAGAGGAGTCCACCAGGGGTTTTCCTAAAATTGTTGTTGCCCTTTTGGAGGCAAGAGCAAAGGAATTGCTCACCTTGGCTCTTGAAATCTGACCACACACCTGATCCCTGAACCTTCCCATCCAAAACGAGCTGCCCACCAAACCAAAAACTAACGTATGAGCTTTGATTaattccaacccaacccaaccgtttatagcccaagcctaccactagcagacATGAtttgctttggcccattacatatagTCATtaacctcacaatttttaaaacatgttggctagagagagattttcacactcttataaaggttGTTCGGTCCCTCTCCAAAtaaagtgggatctcactatccaccctccttggaggccagcgtcctcgctggcacaccgctcggtgtcggTGTCTGgatctaataccatttgtaacaatccaaacccaccactagcagatattattcgctTTGGCCTGTATCAACGtaagcctcacgattttaaaacacgggtttccacacccttataaagaatgtttcgttcccctctccaaccaatatgagatctccCGAAGATCTTAAGCTATAGTTTAGGGTAAATTAGAACATACCTTAGCCGCAAGGATTTGAACACCAGCAAACTTGTCGTCCCAAGAGAACATAGTTCTTGCCCCACCGGCATTACCCGACCCACCCAAATAATCAAGGTACGCTCGATCCCCAGTTGCACGATAAAGCCAGACAGCAGCCCACAACAATTCATccttaatttcatcaaacattcCATTCAATACTCATCACTCCAATCATTCAACTAAAATAGAGACAACAAAAACCAAGACATACCTGAAATCCGGAGCTGGAATAGAACTGTCCCACTCCAGGAACACTATTTTGATAAAGCCCTTGATGATTCCTCGCAAATTCAAAGAgctacaaacaaaataaataagatcaaaaaattgttgtaaatttctcgaaaaataattagaaaattatcaAAGACCTGTTTTGCATGGCCAAGAAGCTTGGAGGAATATCGACCATCCGAAGCTTTGAAAGCAATGGAAGCGGCGGCCAGAGCGGCGGCTGACTCAGCAGCGACGTCGGAGCCGGGATGCTGAGCGTCGATCTTGTAGGCAGGACGCGGCGTGGTCATTTCTTCAGGTCTCATCCAACAGCCATGATCGGAGTCGCCATCGCCAACTTGAACGTATAGCACATTGGGTTCTGGATGAGCCTTGAGTAAGTAATCCGTTCCCCATTTAATAGCGGTAAGAGCGTTTTGTAGCTCATGTTTGGCGCCAAGTTGGGGGCTGTATTCCACCACGCTCCATGCTAACATTGTCAAAGTGAATGCCATTGGGAACCCAAATTTGACGTGGTCGCCGGCATCGTAATACCCTCCGACAAGATCTATGCCTGAAGCCTTGCCATCTTGCAGGCCGGAATCTCCACGCCATTTAATTCTTTGATCACTGGGCAATTTGCCTGATCTTTGAGCTTcataaaacaacaaagaacTTGTTAAAGCTGCTTTATAATCAGCTCCAAGGCAGCCATGGATATGAGCAAGAACAACTCCAAGCCCAACCAACACACCAACAATGCTACTCGAAGAAGAAGCCATATCGGTAATCTTTAGGAATGttgatgaagaacaagaacgtAGGGTCTGTTTATATAGGGAGAGATATAATTTGCATTCgcattataaagaaaataatccaAATTGATTCCACGAAGATTTTTGGCtaaatttctattattatgtcttgatttttgaaaaaattaatgatcATTGTAGATACTGTCTTTTATCGAGatcataatttttgttttttacttattttatttatttatgttctgTTTTTTACCCATATCTTCGTTGACTTGCCAAATTAATCAACTTTATCATAATAGCTCCCAAAATCTCGACACAATGCAAGATAAGTTTCCatttttatctctctctttctcttctctatcACCCACAGAGGAAAGgtagaaaatttagggtttagggtttacgGTAAAGTCACAAGGTCCGGCTCATGTTCTAAGGGTTGGGTTATTCGTCTATTAAAGCGATATGTGAGCTGGATTTAGAATGTCATGAGATAGGTCGGTCTGTATCTGATGTGAGCGTTAGAGCGTTGAGAGGACCTTTCCCTAGTACGAGAGGACTAGGAAGGACGCACCTCTGGTGTACTAGTTATTGTGCTCACGGTAAATGCTGGGTAGCCAAGTGCGGAGTGGATCCGATCAGAGGGTGAAATTCCATTGTTCAGTCTCGAGATCAACTACTCATGAAATTGTATTCtcaactccctatttggtcaagtcgTGAAAATGATAGACTTGTTGAATCGGCTACAAAAGTTATTCTCACTCATGCAAATCAAAGGATGAGCCCTTACcgattaaaatttattactttaagaaattttttagagTTCATCGATATATGGGATGAGGAATTTAAATCGATGATCGAGTACGTGTGTATAAGATCAGTGGAGTCTAATATAGCTACTACATTCATTTCTCTCGCAATGATCATCTTGTCGAATCAATGAGGGCATATATGTCAAATGAAAGggcatttcatttatattcgAGGGCAATTTTGACAGATCTAATCTTTGAAAAGACCATTTTAACCCCATTAAACCTTTATTTTCCcaactaaaatataaagaaaaatcatcttattaggaatcacaaccGAACCTAATGGTGTTAGAGTCAAGCCAACTTTGCCAAGACGCCAACTAATGGCGCCGTATTTGCAATGGCTGCTTCAGCCATATTATAATTGCTTCTCTGATCTGAATACCCATCGTTAGCATCGGGTCCTCCGACCACAGCTCCGGTTAAAACATTTGGGTTTGGTGCGTTCCTGTAGAACCATAAGTTGAACCCATCTTGACAACTGACTGGGCTAGGGTTAGTCTTCATCGAATCAATGGAAGCTCCTCTATGATGCACTTGGGTCGGGTATTTT is part of the Cucurbita pepo subsp. pepo cultivar mu-cu-16 chromosome LG12, ASM280686v2, whole genome shotgun sequence genome and harbors:
- the LOC111807685 gene encoding E3 ubiquitin-protein ligase PUB23-like; translation: MEDIRQNRLPPSQPLPPPPAVEDIPPYFRCPISMEVMHDPVTISTGVSFERANIEKWFFTYNKKTCPATMQIIVNFDITPNYTLKRLILSWKMNESCSSASSSSPGPPSMEYDDVVALLKNIELSPFKASSLKKLRLLMAIDDVAAVGAKPIFVQANGFEVLVGLVTQVAICESSNFANFEACEEALGVLSQFPFSKTEKLFELLSRPEAIKSMAIVLQRGSIEGRFYAMELLQQISKKGYDYNSLTKHHAIDLFKSILELASDEIIKKASTVKMTDSSIATQCRYGTLFSSALELLIEIMESSKKCRLLLIEAGAVCIMIDLLPDSNRSKCEKILHVLKLLSDCAEGRLAMAEHIMGIATVTKKMSTSNTATKIGVKILWLICNYHPSERVLEEMMGCGTVKKLVGILNGDGRSSSTKEKAMKIMKLHGSFWRRFPCFPYEFRDYFKLIN
- the LOC111807515 gene encoding endoglucanase 14-like — translated: MASSSSSIVGVLVGLGVVLAHIHGCLGADYKAALTSSLLFYEAQRSGKLPSDQRIKWRGDSGLQDGKASGIDLVGGYYDAGDHVKFGFPMAFTLTMLAWSVVEYSPQLGAKHELQNALTAIKWGTDYLLKAHPEPNVLYVQVGDGDSDHGCWMRPEEMTTPRPAYKIDAQHPGSDVAAESAAALAAASIAFKASDGRYSSKLLGHAKQLFEFARNHQGLYQNSVPGVGQFYSSSGFQDELLWAAVWLYRATGDRAYLDYLGGSGNAGGARTMFSWDDKFAGVQILAAKLVLDGKVQGSGVWSDFKSQGEQFLCSCLQKGNNNFRKTPGGLLYFADWNNLQYVTTATFLATVYSDYLAAKHAPMQCVGGLVQPPDLISFAKSQVDYILGSNPNGMSYLVGLGSKYPSQVHHRGASIVSIKTNPTPVECKAGFDLWFHKNAPNPNVLTGAVVGGPDINDQYSDTRTNYNMAETGTANGAPFVGVLARLA